Proteins encoded by one window of Enterobacter pseudoroggenkampii:
- a CDS encoding diguanylate phosphodiesterase, producing the protein MLTTIIYRSHICEDVPVKALESMVAAANRKNRQSNVTGILLFNGTHFFQLLEGPVEQVSAIYEQICNDPRHHNVVELMRDHGPVRRFGNVGMELFDLRHFDRDEVLQQVLNKGTTRYQLTYNDRPLQFFRTFVEATEKANYFELPPADSWEFVREEARLSAQPEVVAKGADCSFAFQPIVDPFMQQVVSWEALLRTPDGDSPRAYFASRPHEEVYTSDLQSKQVALSMASALGLQDQTLSLNLLPMTLVNIPNAVDFLLTAIEANGFVPEQIVVEFTESEAISRFDEFTDSVRQLKSAGISVTIDHFGAGFAGLQLLAQFQPDRIKINRDLVANVHKSGPRQAIIQAIIKCCSSLEIQFCAVGVEKAEEWMWLESAGISQFQGHLFASPRHGGIPAIAWPEKKFDFG; encoded by the coding sequence ATGCTCACAACCATCATTTACCGCAGTCATATCTGCGAGGACGTTCCGGTGAAAGCGCTGGAATCAATGGTCGCTGCTGCAAATCGTAAAAATCGGCAATCCAATGTAACGGGGATCTTGCTGTTTAACGGCACACACTTTTTTCAATTGCTTGAAGGGCCGGTGGAGCAGGTTTCTGCTATCTATGAGCAGATCTGCAACGACCCGCGCCACCATAACGTGGTCGAGTTAATGCGCGATCACGGCCCTGTCCGGCGTTTTGGCAACGTGGGCATGGAGCTTTTTGACTTGCGCCACTTCGACAGGGACGAGGTGCTGCAGCAGGTGCTCAATAAGGGGACGACACGCTACCAGTTGACCTATAACGACCGCCCGCTGCAGTTTTTCCGCACCTTTGTTGAGGCCACGGAAAAAGCGAACTATTTTGAACTGCCGCCTGCGGATTCCTGGGAATTCGTTCGCGAAGAAGCGCGCCTGTCCGCGCAGCCTGAGGTGGTCGCGAAAGGGGCGGATTGCAGCTTTGCGTTCCAGCCGATAGTCGACCCGTTTATGCAGCAGGTCGTCTCCTGGGAGGCGCTTCTGCGCACTCCTGACGGTGACTCGCCGCGGGCCTATTTCGCCAGCCGCCCCCATGAAGAAGTGTACACGTCTGATTTGCAAAGCAAGCAGGTGGCACTTTCTATGGCCAGCGCGCTGGGGCTACAGGACCAGACGTTATCCCTGAACCTGCTGCCCATGACGCTGGTCAACATTCCCAACGCCGTGGATTTCCTGCTCACCGCGATTGAGGCAAATGGGTTTGTACCCGAACAAATCGTGGTGGAGTTTACCGAGAGCGAAGCTATATCTCGTTTTGATGAATTCACGGATTCGGTCAGGCAGCTAAAAAGCGCGGGTATCAGCGTGACGATCGATCACTTTGGTGCCGGTTTTGCCGGGCTGCAGCTGCTGGCCCAGTTCCAGCCGGACAGAATTAAGATTAATCGCGATCTGGTCGCGAACGTGCATAAAAGTGGCCCTCGTCAGGCCATTATTCAGGCGATTATCAAATGCTGTTCGTCGCTTGAGATCCAGTTCTGCGCGGTGGGGGTAGAGAAGGCGGAAGAGTGGATGTGGCTGGAGTCCGCGGGGATTTCCCAGTTCCAGGGACATCTTTTTGCCAGCCCAAGACACGGGGGTATTCCCGCGATTGCGTGGCCGGAGAAAAAGTTCGACTTCGGATAA
- a CDS encoding MerR family transcriptional regulator: MAYYSIGEVAERCGINPVTLRAWQRRYGLLKPQRSEGGHRQFDDEDILRIEEIKRLMKSGVSVGKVKALLENKEVLTQGNWVSFQEEMMTVLRYASPAKLRAKIGEFRRDHAMDALIDNIISPVRQRMNQDQNTVRHMASLFDGVLIEFAIASLAESRKKAGKDALLIGWECDDRTHLWLEAARLSQKGWHIDVLAEPIDSPRPELFPGQKIFVWTGKSPTPRQQEQLDHWREQGFAVSFHH; encoded by the coding sequence ATGGCCTATTACAGTATCGGCGAAGTGGCCGAACGATGCGGTATCAACCCCGTTACGCTGCGTGCCTGGCAGCGCCGTTATGGATTATTGAAGCCGCAGCGCAGTGAAGGGGGTCATCGTCAGTTTGACGATGAAGATATCCTGCGCATTGAAGAGATCAAACGCCTGATGAAAAGCGGCGTTTCGGTCGGAAAAGTTAAAGCCTTGCTGGAAAACAAGGAAGTGCTGACGCAGGGCAACTGGGTCTCATTCCAGGAAGAGATGATGACCGTTCTGCGCTACGCCAGTCCTGCAAAGCTGCGGGCCAAAATAGGTGAATTCCGCCGCGATCACGCGATGGATGCGCTGATTGACAATATTATCTCTCCCGTCCGTCAGCGTATGAACCAGGATCAAAATACCGTGCGTCACATGGCGAGCCTGTTTGACGGCGTACTGATCGAATTTGCGATTGCAAGCCTGGCGGAGTCCCGCAAAAAAGCCGGCAAAGACGCGCTCCTGATTGGCTGGGAGTGTGATGACCGCACCCACCTGTGGCTGGAAGCCGCGCGCCTGTCGCAAAAGGGCTGGCACATTGACGTGCTGGCAGAGCCCATTGACTCGCCGCGTCCTGAACTCTTCCCGGGGCAAAAAATCTTTGTCTGGACCGGGAAATCCCCAACGCCTCGCCAGCAGGAACAGCTTGACCACTGGCGTGAGCAGGGGTTTGCTGTCTCATTTCATCACTGA
- a CDS encoding Hcp family type VI secretion system effector, whose product MPIPPYMWLKDDGGADIKGSVDVQDREGSIEIIGLSHGINLPVDSANGKITGTRQHSSMMIEKEVDSSTPYLYKAAATGQTLKSAEIRFYHINDAGQEVCYYTVLMENVKLTGVHCSVPNIKLAGNDKMNHIESVSIQYEKITWRILDGNIQFSDAWNERHTR is encoded by the coding sequence ATGCCTATACCTCCCTATATGTGGCTTAAAGACGATGGCGGTGCAGATATCAAAGGATCTGTTGATGTACAAGATCGTGAAGGTAGTATTGAAATTATCGGTCTGAGCCACGGTATAAATTTACCCGTTGACAGCGCAAACGGCAAAATCACCGGCACCCGCCAGCACTCATCCATGATGATCGAGAAAGAAGTGGATAGCTCTACGCCATATCTTTACAAGGCTGCAGCAACTGGGCAGACGCTGAAAAGCGCAGAAATAAGGTTTTATCACATCAATGATGCAGGTCAGGAGGTTTGCTACTACACCGTTCTTATGGAGAATGTGAAATTAACTGGAGTCCACTGTAGCGTCCCGAATATTAAGCTGGCGGGGAACGATAAAATGAATCACATAGAAAGTGTCAGCATTCAATATGAAAAAATCACCTGGAGAATTCTTGACGGTAATATTCAATTTTCAGATGCATGGAATGAGCGCCATACTCGCTGA
- a CDS encoding DUF2778 domain-containing protein: MPLQGKMILNGADYAPFNLYGVGVFMAHSGLGANRNNASCGHVANTGPIPPGKYWIVDRREGNWFSQKKEEIHDEANRFIGRNAFGKSDWFALWRDDWGIDDYTWIESVKRGNFRLHPGTVSKGCITIANMSDFAMIHNALMNTSLIQVPCMRSLMERGWVEVVAGGYIKKPCS, translated from the coding sequence ATGCCATTACAGGGAAAGATGATTCTGAACGGTGCAGATTACGCGCCTTTCAATCTGTATGGGGTAGGCGTGTTCATGGCGCACTCCGGGTTGGGGGCCAACAGAAACAATGCCAGTTGCGGACATGTCGCCAATACTGGCCCTATTCCCCCAGGGAAATACTGGATTGTAGATCGCAGGGAGGGTAACTGGTTTTCACAAAAAAAAGAGGAGATTCACGATGAAGCTAACAGATTTATTGGCCGAAATGCTTTTGGTAAATCTGACTGGTTTGCTTTGTGGCGTGATGACTGGGGCATAGATGACTACACATGGATAGAAAGTGTAAAGCGTGGAAATTTCCGACTACACCCCGGCACAGTTTCAAAAGGATGCATAACTATCGCCAACATGTCTGATTTTGCGATGATTCATAACGCGCTAATGAATACATCGCTTATTCAGGTTCCATGCATGCGGTCACTCATGGAGCGAGGATGGGTGGAGGTAGTAGCGGGTGGCTACATTAAAAAACCTTGCTCGTAG
- the sufA gene encoding Fe-S cluster assembly scaffold SufA yields MELHSETFNPADFAWRGLTLTPAAAAHIHELVAKKPEILGVRLGVKQTGCAGFGYVLDTVTEPEKDDLVFETDGAKLYVALQAMPFIDGTEVDYVREGLNQLFKFHNPKAQNECGCGESFGV; encoded by the coding sequence ATGGAACTGCATTCAGAAACCTTTAATCCAGCCGATTTTGCCTGGCGCGGGTTAACGCTCACGCCAGCGGCGGCGGCACATATTCACGAGCTGGTGGCGAAAAAGCCCGAGATCCTCGGCGTGCGTTTGGGTGTCAAACAGACCGGCTGCGCAGGTTTTGGCTACGTGCTCGATACCGTCACCGAACCCGAGAAAGATGACCTGGTATTCGAGACCGACGGCGCGAAACTGTACGTCGCGCTGCAGGCCATGCCGTTTATTGACGGCACCGAAGTGGACTACGTCCGCGAAGGCTTAAACCAGTTATTCAAATTTCATAACCCGAAAGCCCAGAACGAATGCGGCTGCGGCGAAAGCTTTGGGGTATAG